One Sediminibacillus dalangtanensis genomic region harbors:
- a CDS encoding indolepyruvate ferredoxin oxidoreductase subunit alpha, whose protein sequence is MAFVITSPCKDEKAAECLTVCPVDCIEEGPDQFFIDPDICIDCGACKAVCPVNAIEEEYDLTPEQEVDLERAEAFFANR, encoded by the coding sequence ATGGCTTTTGTTATCACAAGTCCTTGTAAAGACGAAAAGGCGGCAGAATGTCTTACTGTCTGCCCGGTTGATTGTATAGAAGAAGGCCCGGATCAATTTTTTATCGACCCGGATATTTGCATCGATTGCGGCGCCTGTAAAGCGGTATGCCCGGTGAATGCAATCGAAGAAGAGTATGATCTGACACCGGAACAGGAAGTCGATCTCGAGAGAGCGGAAGCGTTTTTTGCCAACCGATAA
- a CDS encoding RrF2 family transcriptional regulator, giving the protein MKLTRFTDYSLRVLMFLATRPEGQLVQIKTISAVYNISHNHLMKVIYELGKLGYIETVRGRNGGLRLAKDPHTISIGEVVRQTEEDFFVVECFDPSKKDTCLISDACRLQGVLGKALHAFLETLDQYSLGDLIINKDQLQALMKEVT; this is encoded by the coding sequence ATGAAATTGACACGTTTTACTGATTATTCGTTGCGAGTACTGATGTTTTTGGCCACCCGTCCGGAAGGTCAACTGGTCCAAATCAAAACGATTTCAGCTGTTTATAATATTTCGCATAACCATTTGATGAAGGTCATTTATGAACTTGGCAAATTAGGATATATAGAGACAGTAAGAGGACGTAATGGAGGTCTGCGTCTTGCAAAAGACCCACACACCATTTCGATAGGAGAAGTAGTGCGTCAAACAGAGGAAGATTTCTTTGTCGTCGAATGTTTTGATCCCTCCAAGAAGGATACTTGCTTGATCAGCGACGCCTGCCGTTTGCAGGGTGTGCTCGGCAAAGCACTGCATGCATTCCTGGAAACACTTGACCAATATTCTCTCGGCGATTTGATCATCAACAAAGATCAGCTACAGGCTCTGATGAAGGAAGTTACGTAG
- a CDS encoding NUDIX hydrolase — protein MDYITYLRSMVGHEKVIMVVAGVFVLDEQDRLLLHLRSDNDTWGLPGGYMEMGETVSDTARREAFEETGLCLGELELFSIYSGQTKEKTLGNGDQVAMVQIWFICREYSGELIRENEESLDARFFPLDELPDQLFESHVPIIDDYTSGKQRPIVD, from the coding sequence ATGGACTACATAACTTATTTGCGTTCGATGGTCGGTCATGAAAAAGTGATCATGGTGGTGGCAGGGGTTTTCGTATTAGATGAACAGGACCGCCTACTGTTGCATTTACGCTCCGACAATGACACGTGGGGGCTACCTGGCGGCTATATGGAGATGGGGGAAACGGTTTCTGATACGGCAAGAAGAGAAGCTTTTGAAGAAACTGGCCTGTGTCTTGGTGAATTGGAATTGTTCAGCATCTATTCAGGACAAACGAAAGAAAAGACGCTCGGCAACGGCGACCAGGTCGCAATGGTGCAGATTTGGTTCATTTGCAGAGAATACAGCGGCGAGTTAATTCGGGAAAATGAAGAGTCGTTAGATGCCAGGTTTTTTCCGCTTGATGAACTGCCTGACCAATTATTCGAAAGCCATGTTCCGATTATTGATGATTATACCAGCGGTAAGCAGCGGCCGATCGTTGACTGA
- a CDS encoding BCCT family transporter: MRQDKKTSLNNKTDNPVFIVSGGLLLLFVLLSLMNLDMVGGWITASFNVSAKYFGSYWQLLLLANLLIGLGLAVSKYGKVRLGNKAKPENSYFRWIAMILCTLMASGGVFWAASEPMYHFITNPPLFEDNSSTMAGIDPALAQSFMHWGFMAWAILGTLATIVLMYAHYHKGYPLKPRAMLYPLFGEKIFQKSVVGTVADIVSIVAVAAGTMGPIGFLGMQLTYGLHSLFGVPNNLVTNIIVISVLVVIAAISVATGVDRGIQFLSRMNVSLTVVLAAFMLVVGPTMFLVNKFISAEGFHLQNMLTMSTYQGDQAWLGAWTVFFWGWFLGYGPMMAIFISRISRGRTIRELIIAVAIVAPLISNFWFTVVGGSGINAELTNPGVISDPLSEGGMPAAVMAIMDQMPLGLLLAIGFLIVTLVFVATTVDSISYTVAVTLTGNDHPQKWIRVFWVLLFGVLSIILLAIDPGSITAIQNSIVVTAVPVSLLMLPTLWDAIKVARILGKEQQIFPAKASQPVREEETADKDLVED; encoded by the coding sequence GTGCGACAAGATAAAAAAACAAGTTTGAATAACAAAACGGACAATCCCGTTTTTATCGTAAGTGGAGGACTGCTACTTTTATTTGTCCTTTTATCACTGATGAATTTAGATATGGTTGGGGGCTGGATTACAGCATCCTTCAACGTTTCTGCCAAATATTTCGGTTCTTACTGGCAGCTGCTGCTGTTAGCGAATTTGCTTATTGGCTTAGGCTTGGCCGTTTCCAAGTATGGAAAGGTAAGGTTAGGTAATAAAGCGAAGCCGGAAAATAGTTATTTCCGCTGGATTGCCATGATTTTATGTACATTAATGGCCAGTGGAGGTGTGTTTTGGGCGGCTTCTGAACCGATGTATCACTTTATTACGAATCCCCCGTTGTTTGAAGACAACTCCTCGACCATGGCAGGTATCGACCCTGCATTAGCACAAAGTTTCATGCATTGGGGTTTTATGGCTTGGGCGATTTTGGGAACTCTGGCAACCATCGTTCTCATGTATGCTCATTATCATAAAGGTTATCCGTTGAAACCGAGGGCGATGCTTTACCCGCTGTTTGGTGAAAAAATCTTTCAAAAGAGTGTAGTCGGCACAGTAGCCGACATTGTTTCGATTGTGGCGGTTGCAGCCGGTACCATGGGACCAATCGGTTTTCTCGGTATGCAGCTGACCTATGGTTTGCATTCCTTGTTCGGAGTGCCGAATAACTTGGTAACAAATATCATTGTTATTTCCGTTCTCGTCGTGATAGCAGCGATTTCAGTTGCAACAGGTGTTGATCGCGGTATTCAATTCCTGAGCCGGATGAATGTCAGTTTGACTGTTGTGCTTGCAGCTTTCATGCTGGTTGTAGGACCTACGATGTTTCTTGTCAATAAGTTTATTTCGGCAGAAGGATTCCATTTGCAAAATATGCTGACGATGTCGACCTATCAGGGAGATCAAGCCTGGCTTGGTGCCTGGACGGTATTTTTCTGGGGCTGGTTTTTGGGGTATGGCCCGATGATGGCTATCTTTATCAGCAGAATTTCCCGGGGAAGGACTATTAGGGAATTGATCATCGCAGTCGCCATTGTAGCGCCGTTGATTAGTAATTTTTGGTTCACCGTTGTCGGTGGTAGCGGAATCAATGCTGAATTAACCAATCCGGGAGTCATTTCCGATCCATTGAGCGAAGGTGGCATGCCTGCCGCAGTGATGGCAATCATGGATCAGATGCCGCTTGGATTACTATTGGCAATAGGCTTCTTGATTGTCACCCTTGTGTTTGTGGCAACGACGGTCGATTCGATTTCCTATACCGTTGCGGTCACATTAACCGGTAACGATCACCCGCAAAAATGGATTCGTGTATTCTGGGTGCTGCTATTCGGAGTGCTATCGATCATTTTATTAGCAATTGATCCGGGAAGTATCACGGCTATCCAAAATTCTATTGTCGTGACAGCGGTGCCGGTATCCTTGCTGATGCTTCCGACATTGTGGGATGCAATCAAAGTGGCGCGCATTTTAGGGAAAGAACAGCAAATCTTTCCTGCGAAAGCAAGTCAGCCTGTCCGGGAAGAAGAGACAGCTGATAAGGATTTAGTCGAAGATTAA
- the hmpA gene encoding NO-inducible flavohemoprotein: MLTQKTIEIVKSTVPVLEEHGTTITTRFYQRLFENHPELLNIFNHANQKKGRQQQALANAVYAAAAHIDQLETILPVVKQIAHKHRSLGIKPEHYPIVGENLLLAIKEVLGDQATDEIIEAWGEAYGVIADVFIQVEKEMYQEAAEKEGGWKDFRPFIVDKKVKESDVITSFYLVPADGGKLADYLPGQYLSVKVKIEGEPYTQIRQYSLSDAPGKPYYRISVKREKGQNNPDGKISNHLHGHVKEEDTMEVSAPAGDFTLDLDSNRPVVLLSGGVGLTPMMSMLRTIVDQQPGRKVTFIHAAQNGKVHALDEQVKELARTNGDITSYVVYSDPTEADKAAGNFDKEGYVTLPWLKEVLGTNQADFYFCGPVPFMSAINQFLLEWEVPENRIHFEFFGPSMNLETAS; encoded by the coding sequence ATGTTAACTCAAAAAACGATTGAAATTGTAAAATCTACAGTGCCTGTTTTAGAAGAACATGGTACGACGATTACAACCCGCTTCTATCAACGTTTATTTGAAAATCATCCGGAACTATTGAATATTTTTAACCATGCCAATCAAAAGAAGGGCAGACAACAACAGGCGCTAGCCAACGCTGTTTACGCTGCTGCGGCTCATATCGACCAGCTTGAGACGATTTTGCCGGTTGTGAAGCAAATAGCGCACAAGCACCGGAGTCTCGGTATCAAGCCGGAGCATTATCCTATTGTAGGAGAGAATTTACTCCTGGCTATAAAAGAAGTGCTGGGAGACCAGGCTACAGATGAAATCATTGAGGCTTGGGGAGAGGCATACGGTGTCATTGCTGATGTGTTCATTCAAGTAGAAAAAGAAATGTATCAGGAAGCAGCCGAAAAAGAGGGCGGCTGGAAAGACTTCCGTCCGTTTATCGTAGACAAAAAGGTGAAAGAAAGTGATGTTATTACGTCATTCTATCTCGTTCCTGCAGATGGCGGCAAACTGGCCGATTACTTACCAGGACAGTATCTTTCTGTGAAAGTGAAGATCGAGGGGGAACCGTACACGCAAATCCGCCAATACAGTCTTTCCGATGCGCCGGGAAAACCGTATTACCGGATCAGTGTGAAACGGGAAAAAGGACAAAATAATCCCGATGGAAAAATCTCCAACCACCTTCATGGTCATGTGAAAGAAGAGGACACCATGGAGGTTAGTGCACCCGCTGGCGATTTCACGCTCGACCTGGATAGTAACAGACCGGTCGTGCTCTTGAGCGGGGGAGTTGGATTGACGCCAATGATGAGTATGCTACGGACAATTGTGGATCAACAGCCCGGACGTAAAGTCACTTTCATTCATGCCGCCCAAAATGGAAAAGTACATGCTCTGGACGAACAAGTGAAGGAGCTGGCAAGAACGAATGGAGATATCACCAGCTATGTCGTGTACAGTGATCCGACGGAAGCAGACAAAGCAGCCGGAAACTTTGACAAAGAAGGTTATGTTACATTGCCATGGCTGAAAGAAGTTCTTGGCACCAATCAAGCTGATTTTTATTTCTGCGGCCCTGTTCCATTTATGTCAGCAATCAATCAATTTCTGCTGGAATGGGAAGTCCCTGAAAATCGCATCCATTTCGAATTTTTCGGACCGTCAATGAATTTGGAAACTGCTTCGTAA